The following are from one region of the Terriglobales bacterium genome:
- a CDS encoding DEAD/DEAH box helicase, whose amino-acid sequence MTEFTQEEEGRGVELDVPQALAWAHPLVQEWFVSKFGTPTEPQEEGWPRILSGRSTLIAAPTGSGKTLAAFLACIDRLICKAVTGQLENKIEVVYVSPLKALGNDIQTNLERPLAEIARLAGERGLLMPQIRTFVRTGDTPSADRQRMLKSPPHILVTTPESLYILLTAEKSRELLRDVETVIVDEIHAIADDKRGAHLAISLERLDVLAHRKPVRIGLSATQKPIELVAKFLAGASGEPEIVNVGHKRRLDFAVEVPPSPLSAVMTHEMWDEVYDRLAQLTEQHRSTLIFVNTRSLAERIAHCLADRLGEDAVAAHHGSLSRKLRLHAESRLRKGELKALVATASLELGIDVGHIDLVCHIGSPRSIAVMLQRVGRAGHWRGAIPKGRIFATTRDELIECAALVGAIEAGELDALMIPEAPLDVLAQQIVAMCAADDWPEQDLFNVLRRAYPYRNLTERDFEEIVTVLSDGIAASRGRYGAYLHRDRVNGLLKARRGSRMIAVTNGGAIPDNSLYTVVALPEEAVVGTVDEDFAVESQRGDVMLLGSTSWRIHRVESAGRVVVEDAQGAAPTIPFWRGEAPARTPELSHQVAAIRAKVDELTPNVTPVGISQNIPEVASAVGWLKNECHMDDSAAEQIVEYIVTGRAVLGAVPTQTTLIAERFFDEGGGMQLVIHAPLGARINKAWGLALRKRFCRSFNFELQASATENGLNIALAEQHSFPLADVFEFLREESVQEVLEQAALDSPIFKTRWRWDAGRALALLRYRNGKKIPPQILRIRSDDLLASVFPDVAACQENIEGDIKIPDHPLVREVMKDVLTEAMDIDGLKNLLHGISDGSIRLLAVDTPVPSQFSHEILNSAPYAYLDDAPLEERRARAVEMRRTLPDSVLQEVGGLDLSAIEQVRNEAWPDVRDADELHDALLTWITLPEHFCTLGALSSNDFVPQPPSAVALPKVNPSDAAFVTNALNSSLLDRFSLMSPASNTAEGGCATGDIGVTTWATFFSDLQRQRRAARARVAGRSFWVAAEKLTSFRALYPDSELESPVDSAERESPTADDARLAMVTGWMMHSGPVTAEQLATALHQPANEIDIALLRLEAKGSILRGKFARRDGVTEWCDRRLLARIHRLTLGVLRKQIQPVTPAQLMRWLPRWQHVAPGTQLSGERGLLEVLRQLQGFEIPANAWEKQILPQRIKDYDPKDLDHLCLTGAVGWGRLSPHPATLEASAESNRRVVPTSVAPVTFFLRDESDWMTSVRYQQPIAIERCLSPVANEVLAYLQSRGASFFADIVRGTGKLKAEVETGLWELVAAGVVTADGFDNLRALVAPRRSGAAGRARRPRHSAGRWTIMHGEPARDQAAALEATCRMLLDRYGVVFRELLVRESVLPKWRELLLTFRRLEDRGEVRGGRFVSGFIGEQFALPEAVESLRAMRNVQPAGEMVTVSAADPLNLAGIIVPGERVPAISGHNVSFRDGSLVEEDGPSPVLQILAARESAEAIRSASGD is encoded by the coding sequence ATGACAGAATTTACGCAAGAAGAGGAGGGGAGGGGTGTAGAGCTGGATGTCCCACAGGCGCTTGCCTGGGCGCATCCGCTGGTCCAAGAGTGGTTTGTCTCGAAATTCGGCACGCCCACTGAGCCGCAGGAGGAGGGCTGGCCTCGTATCCTCTCTGGACGCTCCACACTCATCGCCGCGCCTACTGGATCAGGTAAGACTCTTGCCGCGTTCCTTGCCTGCATCGATCGGCTGATATGCAAAGCGGTCACCGGCCAGCTCGAGAACAAGATTGAAGTCGTTTACGTTTCGCCGCTGAAGGCGCTGGGAAACGACATCCAGACGAACCTGGAGCGGCCGCTGGCGGAGATTGCGCGGCTGGCTGGCGAACGCGGGTTGCTTATGCCCCAGATCCGCACCTTTGTGCGTACCGGGGACACGCCTTCCGCCGATCGGCAGCGCATGCTGAAGTCGCCGCCACACATTCTGGTCACCACACCCGAGTCTCTGTACATCCTGCTCACGGCAGAGAAGAGCCGCGAACTGCTGCGCGATGTGGAGACCGTGATCGTGGACGAAATCCACGCCATCGCCGACGACAAGCGCGGCGCGCATCTTGCCATCTCGCTTGAACGTCTTGATGTGCTCGCCCATCGCAAGCCGGTGCGCATCGGGCTCTCGGCTACACAGAAGCCGATAGAACTCGTCGCTAAATTCCTCGCTGGCGCCTCGGGGGAGCCGGAGATTGTGAATGTTGGTCATAAGCGGCGGCTGGATTTCGCCGTGGAAGTTCCTCCGAGCCCACTGTCGGCTGTGATGACCCACGAAATGTGGGACGAGGTCTATGACCGTCTCGCACAGCTCACCGAGCAGCATCGCTCCACGCTCATCTTCGTGAATACACGCTCTTTGGCGGAGCGCATCGCACACTGTCTCGCCGACCGGCTCGGTGAAGACGCGGTCGCTGCGCACCACGGCAGCCTCTCGCGCAAGCTGCGTTTGCACGCTGAGTCTCGTTTGCGAAAAGGCGAACTCAAGGCGCTGGTGGCCACCGCTTCGCTCGAACTCGGTATCGATGTCGGGCACATCGATCTGGTTTGTCACATTGGCTCGCCGCGGTCGATTGCGGTGATGCTGCAGCGCGTCGGACGCGCCGGGCACTGGCGCGGAGCCATTCCCAAAGGCCGCATCTTTGCCACCACCCGCGACGAGCTGATCGAATGCGCTGCGCTCGTTGGTGCCATCGAAGCCGGCGAACTCGATGCGCTGATGATTCCTGAGGCTCCGCTCGATGTGCTGGCACAGCAGATCGTCGCCATGTGCGCTGCCGACGATTGGCCTGAGCAGGATCTGTTCAACGTGTTGCGTCGCGCTTATCCCTATCGCAATCTGACCGAGCGCGACTTCGAGGAGATCGTGACCGTGCTCTCCGACGGTATCGCCGCCAGCCGCGGACGATACGGAGCTTACCTCCATCGCGATCGCGTGAATGGCTTGCTCAAAGCTCGTCGCGGCAGCCGCATGATCGCCGTCACCAATGGTGGCGCGATCCCTGACAATTCGCTCTATACCGTGGTTGCGTTGCCCGAAGAAGCGGTCGTCGGCACGGTCGATGAAGACTTTGCTGTCGAGAGCCAGCGCGGTGACGTGATGCTGCTGGGCAGCACCAGCTGGCGCATTCATCGCGTTGAGTCTGCGGGACGCGTGGTTGTGGAAGACGCGCAAGGCGCGGCGCCAACCATTCCTTTCTGGCGCGGCGAGGCTCCGGCGCGAACTCCCGAGCTGTCGCATCAGGTTGCGGCGATCCGCGCCAAGGTGGATGAACTCACGCCTAACGTGACTCCAGTTGGAATCTCGCAGAACATTCCCGAAGTGGCATCGGCCGTCGGGTGGCTGAAGAACGAATGCCACATGGACGACTCTGCCGCTGAGCAGATCGTGGAATACATCGTCACCGGACGGGCAGTGCTCGGGGCTGTGCCCACGCAAACCACGCTGATTGCCGAGCGCTTCTTCGACGAAGGCGGCGGCATGCAGCTCGTGATCCACGCTCCCCTGGGCGCGCGCATCAACAAGGCCTGGGGACTTGCTCTGCGCAAGCGCTTTTGCCGCTCGTTCAACTTCGAGTTGCAGGCTTCGGCCACTGAGAACGGCCTGAACATCGCTCTGGCCGAGCAGCACAGCTTCCCGCTGGCGGATGTCTTCGAGTTTCTGCGCGAGGAGAGCGTGCAGGAGGTGCTGGAACAGGCCGCACTCGACTCGCCCATCTTCAAGACCAGGTGGCGCTGGGATGCCGGGCGAGCGCTCGCACTGCTGCGGTACCGGAATGGAAAGAAGATTCCGCCGCAGATTCTACGCATTCGCTCCGACGATCTTCTAGCCTCGGTATTCCCCGATGTTGCAGCTTGCCAGGAGAACATCGAGGGCGACATCAAGATTCCGGATCACCCGCTGGTTCGCGAGGTCATGAAAGATGTCCTCACCGAAGCAATGGACATCGATGGCCTGAAGAACCTGTTGCACGGCATCTCGGACGGCTCGATTCGCCTGCTCGCCGTCGATACTCCCGTGCCCTCACAGTTTTCGCACGAGATCCTGAACTCTGCGCCGTATGCCTACCTGGACGATGCTCCGCTCGAAGAGCGCCGCGCCCGCGCCGTGGAGATGCGGCGTACGCTTCCCGATTCGGTACTGCAGGAGGTGGGTGGCCTCGACCTGAGCGCTATCGAGCAGGTCCGCAACGAGGCCTGGCCCGACGTTCGTGATGCCGATGAGCTGCACGATGCGTTGCTCACGTGGATAACTCTGCCCGAGCACTTTTGTACACTTGGAGCACTGTCCTCTAATGACTTTGTGCCACAGCCGCCCTCGGCTGTGGCTCTGCCCAAGGTCAACCCAAGTGATGCTGCATTTGTTACCAATGCACTGAACAGTTCTCTTTTGGACAGGTTCTCGCTTATGTCGCCTGCATCGAACACAGCCGAGGGCGGCTGTGCCACAGGTGACATAGGAGTCACAACCTGGGCCACGTTCTTCTCTGATTTACAAAGGCAGCGTCGCGCCGCACGCGCGCGCGTGGCAGGTCGTTCGTTCTGGGTAGCTGCCGAGAAGCTGACCAGCTTCCGCGCGCTCTATCCCGATTCGGAACTGGAATCTCCGGTCGACTCCGCCGAACGCGAGTCGCCAACTGCCGACGATGCCCGCCTGGCAATGGTCACCGGCTGGATGATGCACTCTGGGCCAGTCACCGCCGAGCAGCTGGCGACCGCACTGCATCAGCCGGCAAACGAGATCGACATCGCCCTGCTTCGCCTCGAAGCCAAGGGCTCGATCCTGCGCGGCAAATTCGCGCGGCGTGACGGAGTTACCGAGTGGTGCGACCGGCGTCTGCTGGCCCGCATTCATCGGCTCACCCTTGGCGTGCTACGCAAGCAGATTCAGCCGGTCACTCCGGCCCAACTCATGCGCTGGTTGCCACGCTGGCAGCATGTGGCGCCGGGGACGCAATTGAGTGGCGAGCGCGGTCTGCTGGAAGTCCTGCGGCAGCTTCAAGGCTTTGAAATTCCGGCGAATGCTTGGGAGAAGCAGATTCTGCCGCAGCGCATCAAGGACTACGATCCCAAGGATCTGGATCACTTGTGCCTAACTGGAGCTGTCGGCTGGGGCAGGCTCTCGCCGCATCCGGCCACACTTGAGGCTTCCGCGGAAAGCAATCGGCGTGTAGTTCCCACGAGCGTTGCGCCAGTCACGTTCTTTCTGCGCGATGAGTCCGATTGGATGACATCGGTCCGCTACCAGCAGCCAATCGCGATCGAGCGCTGCTTGAGCCCTGTGGCAAATGAAGTACTGGCATATCTGCAGTCGCGCGGCGCATCGTTCTTTGCCGACATCGTGCGCGGGACCGGCAAGTTGAAAGCTGAGGTCGAAACCGGCCTATGGGAACTGGTCGCTGCCGGTGTCGTCACCGCCGATGGCTTCGATAACCTGCGTGCCCTGGTCGCTCCCCGCCGCTCCGGAGCCGCCGGACGCGCTAGGCGTCCACGACACAGCGCGGGGCGCTGGACCATCATGCACGGCGAGCCTGCACGCGATCAAGCCGCCGCGCTCGAGGCCACGTGTCGCATGCTGCTGGACCGCTATGGCGTGGTCTTCCGCGAGCTGCTGGTGCGCGAGTCGGTCCTCCCAAAATGGCGCGAACTGCTGCTGACCTTCCGCCGCCTCGAAGACCGCGGCGAAGTGCGCGGCGGCAGATTCGTCTCCGGCTTTATCGGCGAACAGTTTGCGCTGCCCGAAGCGGTTGAATCCTTGCGGGCAATGCGCAATGTGCAGCCCGCGGGGGAGATGGTGACCGTATCCGCGGCTGATCCCTTGAACCTGGCTGGCATCATTGTGCCCGGCGAGCGCGTGCCGGCAATCTCTGGACATAACGTAAGCTTCCGCGACGGATCGCTCGTGGAAGAGGATGGCCCAAGTCCGGTGCTGCAAATTCTCGCGGCGCGCGAGAGCGCAGAAGCAATCCGGAGCGCGAGTGGCGACTGA